A window of the Pogona vitticeps strain Pit_001003342236 chromosome 4, PviZW2.1, whole genome shotgun sequence genome harbors these coding sequences:
- the COMMD8 gene encoding COMM domain-containing protein 8 isoform X2, giving the protein METSGSLKPIPHPEMFFHKVVDGICGRAYPRYQDYNTVWNLAEWMKVLEQSAAYFKSAVGKDLSDEEALQQLSELSSDQQKAAMTCLKARRHDIRRALVEKTNAICSAQLLDFDWQLKLALSSDKLSMLQMPLLNLDLDLAENGDVKLFSIEMNKEELQNLISALEAANKVVLQLK; this is encoded by the exons TTCTTTCACAAAGTAGTCGATGGCATATGTGGCCGTGCATACCCTCGCTATCAAGACTATAACACTGTTTGGAATTTGGCAGAGTGGATGAAGGTGCTAGAGCAAAGTGCTGCATATTTCAAGAGTGCAGTTGGCAAAGATCTTTCCGATGAAGAG GCTCTTCAGCAGTTGAGTGAGCTGAGTTCTGACcaacaaaaagcagcaatgacttgctTGAAAGCCAGAAGACACGATATCAGGCGTGCCCTGGTTGAAAAAACAAATGCCATCTGTTCTGCACAGCTCTTGGATTTTGACTGGCAGCTGAAG CTTGCCCTCTCAAGTGATAAACTATCCATGCTACAAATGCCACTTCTAAACCTTGATCTGGATTTGGCAGAGAATGGTGATGTCAAGCTGTTCTCAATAGAGATGAATAAGGAGGAGCTACAGAACCTGATCAGTGCATTGGAGGCAGCTAATAAG GTTGTCCTCCAACTGAAATGA
- the COMMD8 gene encoding COMM domain-containing protein 8 isoform X1, which yields METSGSLKPIPHPEMFFHKVVDGICGRAYPRYQDYNTVWNLAEWMKVLEQSAAYFKSAVGKDLSDEEALQQLSELSSDQQKAAMTCLKARRHDIRRALVEKTNAICSAQLLDFDWQLKLALSSDKLSMLQMPLLNLDLDLAENGDVKLFSIEMNKEELQNLISALEAANKISCFPHVVS from the exons TTCTTTCACAAAGTAGTCGATGGCATATGTGGCCGTGCATACCCTCGCTATCAAGACTATAACACTGTTTGGAATTTGGCAGAGTGGATGAAGGTGCTAGAGCAAAGTGCTGCATATTTCAAGAGTGCAGTTGGCAAAGATCTTTCCGATGAAGAG GCTCTTCAGCAGTTGAGTGAGCTGAGTTCTGACcaacaaaaagcagcaatgacttgctTGAAAGCCAGAAGACACGATATCAGGCGTGCCCTGGTTGAAAAAACAAATGCCATCTGTTCTGCACAGCTCTTGGATTTTGACTGGCAGCTGAAG CTTGCCCTCTCAAGTGATAAACTATCCATGCTACAAATGCCACTTCTAAACCTTGATCTGGATTTGGCAGAGAATGGTGATGTCAAGCTGTTCTCAATAGAGATGAATAAGGAGGAGCTACAGAACCTGATCAGTGCATTGGAGGCAGCTAATAAG ATTTCCTGTTTCCCACATGTTGTGTCTTGA